In Parasegetibacter sp. NRK P23, a single genomic region encodes these proteins:
- a CDS encoding metallophosphoesterase gives MKTALHLLLYMLLAAGSYAQTARVILIGDAGLKDDQQQQLMRLAAEQVLPGRTTVLFLGDNVYPRGMNLPGQGDSTWGQGILRSQYEPMRAKGAPVYFIPGNHDWDRMGPDGLAKIKLQWQFLEAQNDPLLKLVPADGCPDPVEIEVSDSLSIIAFDSEWWLFPYPKNNPGAECACQTKADVAERMQALLYKNRHKVVLLASHHPFETYGVHGGRFSFKDHLFPLTAANKNLYIPLPLVGSLYPLLRTVFTNAEDKGHPLYRDMIRQVGKAAEAHQNMVHVSGHDHGLQLIEKEILQVVSGSGAKNSATYKGKGSLYATSHNGFVVADLMPGNQLLLKYFTVEGERLDNAYTYTKNYSSVAEQELSVAQTYTKDSATVAIKPAYDSVSRSHRRFFGENYRKEWATPTTIPVIRVSSIMGGLKPTKRGGGMQTKSLRLEDAKGNEWVLRSVEKAPDVLLPEGLKETFASDWVEDAMSAQHPYSALVMPPLAKAAGVPHAEPIIGIVAPDPVLGEHNVVFANKVCLLEKREPIGSSDNTLKMLEKIRSDNDDTFDGEMWLRARLLDILVEDWDRHEDQWRWADTKKGKNKFYLPVPRDRDQVFHKTEGWFPKLASRQWLVPTLQGFDEQINSARYSLFKTKFLDPYPATQLSDERWLQVVNEFVSAMTDEVLEEALSRLPAEQYALRHDELLRNLKGRRSELVAAMQRFRKFISRKVDIAGSDKNELLSIKEDASGNLEVLMQKINKDGELKDTLMHRTFSRAVTSELRFYLFDGHDSVHIAKNSGHTKLRFIGGKKKLPMHFEGNARNAKVYARPGKLLAYGDTTGLRKKLGTDSLHTALVPVNLYNTWMPLLTIGLNLDDGFILGGGFRYTGKSGFRKLPYTHIQEFMLAHSFSTSAYRMRYRGEWNQLVGKADLTLNAMIRAPDNTINFFGRGNETDYKKTGEHIKFHRTRFSVYQFDPGFQWRKQKGFSYFIGPSLQYYKFDAEDNDGRFIQQTGKIGSYDSVTVNKAKFHLGLTTGLELDKRNNVVLTNWGYRIALRLQAYKGMNGFSEDFAQLVPEISVYNNLNARSTIVMGNRIGGGVTFGRSAFYQSMFLGGQNNLLGYRQYRFAGDHNFYHNLELRIKLANVASYILPGQAGFVAFNDLGRVWQKNEVSHRWHHGFGGGLYFSPAQLAVFNLLVGKSKEGFYPYFSMGLRF, from the coding sequence ATGAAAACAGCACTACACTTATTGTTATACATGCTGCTGGCGGCGGGAAGCTATGCCCAGACTGCAAGAGTAATTCTGATAGGCGACGCGGGATTAAAAGATGACCAGCAACAACAACTGATGCGCCTTGCGGCGGAACAGGTATTGCCGGGCCGCACCACGGTATTGTTCCTGGGCGACAATGTTTACCCGCGCGGCATGAACCTGCCCGGACAGGGCGATTCCACCTGGGGACAAGGAATACTCCGTTCACAATACGAACCCATGCGCGCCAAGGGGGCGCCCGTTTATTTTATTCCCGGGAACCACGATTGGGACAGAATGGGGCCCGATGGACTCGCGAAAATAAAACTGCAATGGCAGTTCCTGGAAGCGCAGAACGATCCGTTGTTAAAACTGGTACCTGCGGACGGTTGCCCCGATCCCGTTGAAATTGAAGTGTCCGATAGTTTGTCCATCATCGCCTTCGACAGTGAATGGTGGCTGTTCCCTTACCCCAAAAACAATCCCGGCGCGGAATGCGCATGCCAGACAAAAGCCGATGTTGCGGAAAGGATGCAGGCTTTGTTGTACAAGAACCGCCATAAAGTGGTGTTGCTCGCTTCGCACCATCCGTTTGAAACCTATGGTGTTCATGGCGGGAGGTTCTCTTTTAAGGACCATCTTTTTCCGCTTACGGCCGCCAATAAAAACCTGTACATCCCACTCCCTTTGGTAGGTTCACTGTATCCTTTGTTGAGAACAGTGTTCACAAATGCGGAAGACAAAGGGCATCCGTTGTACAGGGATATGATCCGCCAGGTGGGCAAAGCCGCGGAAGCCCACCAGAACATGGTGCACGTTTCAGGACACGATCATGGGCTGCAATTGATTGAGAAGGAGATCCTTCAGGTAGTGAGTGGTTCAGGCGCTAAAAATTCCGCTACCTATAAAGGGAAGGGGAGCCTGTATGCCACTTCCCATAACGGATTTGTGGTGGCCGACCTGATGCCGGGCAACCAGTTGCTCCTGAAATATTTTACGGTGGAAGGTGAGAGGTTGGATAACGCTTACACGTATACGAAAAATTATAGTTCTGTTGCGGAGCAAGAACTTTCCGTGGCCCAGACCTACACCAAAGACAGCGCCACCGTGGCTATAAAACCAGCTTACGATAGTGTGTCCAGGTCGCACCGGCGCTTCTTTGGAGAAAACTACCGCAAGGAATGGGCAACGCCCACCACGATACCCGTGATCCGTGTTTCCAGTATCATGGGCGGACTGAAACCCACGAAAAGGGGCGGCGGTATGCAAACGAAATCGCTGCGTCTTGAAGATGCGAAGGGAAATGAATGGGTACTGCGTTCCGTGGAAAAAGCGCCGGACGTTTTGCTGCCCGAGGGACTGAAAGAGACCTTCGCCAGCGACTGGGTGGAAGATGCCATGAGTGCGCAACACCCTTATTCCGCACTCGTAATGCCGCCACTCGCCAAAGCGGCCGGGGTGCCGCACGCCGAGCCCATCATCGGTATCGTGGCCCCGGATCCGGTGCTGGGGGAACACAATGTTGTGTTCGCCAATAAAGTCTGCCTGCTCGAAAAAAGAGAACCCATCGGTTCGTCGGACAATACGCTGAAGATGTTGGAAAAGATCCGTTCCGATAACGACGATACCTTCGATGGCGAAATGTGGCTCCGTGCAAGATTGCTCGATATACTGGTAGAAGATTGGGACCGCCACGAGGACCAGTGGCGCTGGGCCGACACGAAAAAAGGGAAAAACAAATTCTACCTGCCCGTGCCCCGCGACCGCGACCAGGTATTCCATAAAACGGAGGGCTGGTTCCCGAAACTCGCTTCCAGGCAATGGCTCGTACCTACCTTGCAGGGTTTCGATGAACAGATCAACAGCGCCAGGTACTCGCTCTTCAAAACGAAGTTCCTCGACCCGTACCCCGCCACCCAACTCTCGGATGAAAGATGGCTGCAGGTGGTGAATGAATTTGTGTCTGCCATGACGGATGAAGTGCTGGAAGAAGCGCTTTCACGCCTGCCGGCGGAACAATACGCCCTGCGCCACGATGAATTGCTGCGCAACTTGAAAGGAAGAAGGTCCGAACTGGTTGCCGCCATGCAACGCTTCAGGAAATTCATCTCCAGGAAAGTGGACATCGCCGGTTCCGATAAGAATGAATTGCTCTCCATCAAAGAAGATGCTTCGGGTAACCTCGAAGTGCTGATGCAAAAGATCAATAAAGACGGGGAACTGAAAGATACCTTGATGCACCGCACCTTCTCCCGCGCGGTAACCAGCGAATTGCGTTTCTACCTTTTTGATGGCCACGACAGCGTGCACATAGCGAAAAATTCCGGCCATACAAAACTGCGGTTCATTGGCGGTAAGAAGAAACTGCCCATGCACTTTGAAGGCAATGCCCGTAACGCCAAAGTATATGCGCGACCCGGAAAACTGCTGGCTTATGGCGATACTACCGGCCTTCGGAAGAAATTGGGGACCGATAGTCTGCATACCGCGCTGGTACCCGTAAACCTCTACAATACCTGGATGCCGCTCCTTACCATCGGACTCAACCTGGATGATGGATTTATATTGGGTGGCGGTTTCCGCTATACCGGTAAATCCGGTTTCAGAAAACTGCCCTACACACATATCCAGGAATTTATGCTGGCCCATTCCTTTTCCACCAGCGCTTACCGGATGCGTTACCGCGGAGAGTGGAACCAACTGGTAGGGAAGGCCGACCTCACCCTCAACGCGATGATCAGGGCTCCGGACAATACCATTAACTTCTTCGGGCGGGGCAATGAAACCGACTATAAAAAGACCGGCGAACACATTAAATTCCACCGGACACGTTTTTCAGTTTACCAGTTCGATCCCGGGTTCCAATGGCGCAAACAAAAAGGGTTCAGCTACTTTATCGGCCCCTCGCTCCAGTATTACAAATTCGATGCGGAAGACAACGATGGCCGCTTCATCCAGCAAACCGGCAAAATCGGTTCTTATGACAGTGTTACCGTCAATAAGGCAAAATTCCACCTCGGATTAACAACGGGCCTGGAATTGGATAAACGGAACAACGTGGTCCTTACCAACTGGGGTTACAGGATTGCCCTGAGGCTGCAGGCTTACAAAGGGATGAACGGATTTTCGGAGGATTTCGCGCAACTTGTCCCGGAAATCAGCGTGTACAACAACCTGAATGCCCGTTCAACCATTGTGATGGGCAACAGGATCGGCGGAGGTGTTACCTTTGGAAGGTCGGCTTTCTACCAGTCCATGTTCCTCGGCGGGCAAAATAACCTGCTGGGCTACAGGCAATACCGGTTCGCGGGCGACCATAATTTCTACCACAACCTGGAACTCAGGATAAAACTGGCCAATGTGGCAAGTTATATCCTGCCCGGACAGGCTGGGTTCGTGGCGTTCAACGACCTGGGAAGGGTTTGGCAGAAAAACGAAGTGTCGCACCGCTGGCACCATGGGTTTGGCGGTGGGCTTTATTTCTCACCGGCGCAACTGGCGGTTTTTAACCTGCTGGTGGGAAAATCAAAGGAAGGATTCTATCCGTATTTCTCCATGGGGTTAAGGTTTTGA
- a CDS encoding GAF domain-containing protein, which produces MQAVLLNLNPEEDLSFCKNSDVHLSFGPFLRFIREKASKEQTLRKDFYQYVLDKFAPYPELEEGVDVTLLHQYKDVLEVMYALLSPSFEEEKDVLWALGTPLTPVVFYGTDALYRLVDEMQHDKVYPDHCTMYGMEFKDHTVKFIYSFILERLFNFKFLQREDMVYSIRDEHTGLNRYFKVNLDTRFLEVKAKQQLPDITFENVESSIQEQLDFSIFEKILPLDHFAFEGITVITLTEVTEEYAVESIKNIILNDASEKLSNCYGNVIDALQTLVQDKKIEFGIFPLLRINKKLKFYPEICRQSILLSIATGQGQAEGLYHSLAEEYVKKPRLIYFRKITGELAAKYEFLQMLHHHGVSAYALVPVFNNHELVGMVEVYTRKEDVLDEKVMSRLDPAMPLLAQLLVHTIEDLETQVESVIKDKFTFLQPAVQWKFNEVAWKFMRAEMAGNAAPRMENITFEQVYPLYGAIDIRDSTVQRNSALHVDFRRQFGLLEQTFSALRAKVPLALIDEMMFKCRKRMEAVENGEADNDQLWVNEFLETEVHPFLVHIRHSHPETEELVNKYFSAIDDSTGVVYENRRRLEASMRLVNETVSAQLDVLSSDLQQQFPFYFEKFRTDGVEYDVYIGQSLSPDKTFNNIYLKNLRLWQLDSMAAIARKTHALLPEMAVPLRTTQLIFVHSHPIDISFRNDERRFDVEGTYNIRYHIIKKRIDKVCIRNTNERLTQPGKIAIVYFNQKEAAEYISYIHYLQEQGVLLNDLEELELEELQGVSGLHAIRVGVNLAYGNMEKIKKENKITGFA; this is translated from the coding sequence ATGCAGGCAGTTTTACTCAATTTGAACCCGGAAGAAGATCTTTCTTTCTGTAAGAATTCCGATGTGCACCTTTCCTTCGGTCCCTTTCTCCGTTTTATCAGGGAAAAGGCTTCGAAAGAACAGACGCTGCGCAAGGATTTTTACCAGTATGTACTCGATAAATTCGCGCCCTATCCCGAATTGGAAGAAGGGGTGGATGTAACCTTACTGCACCAGTACAAAGATGTGCTGGAAGTAATGTACGCCCTGCTCTCCCCGTCTTTTGAAGAAGAGAAGGATGTATTGTGGGCGTTGGGAACGCCGCTCACACCTGTGGTGTTTTATGGTACCGACGCGCTTTACAGGCTCGTGGATGAAATGCAGCACGATAAAGTGTACCCCGATCATTGCACCATGTATGGTATGGAATTCAAGGACCATACCGTAAAGTTCATTTACTCCTTCATCCTCGAAAGACTGTTCAACTTTAAGTTCCTCCAGCGGGAAGATATGGTGTATTCCATCCGCGACGAACATACCGGTTTGAACAGGTACTTCAAAGTGAACCTGGATACACGTTTCCTGGAGGTGAAAGCGAAACAGCAACTACCGGATATTACTTTTGAAAACGTAGAATCCAGCATCCAGGAGCAACTCGACTTTTCCATCTTCGAAAAAATCCTTCCACTCGATCATTTTGCTTTTGAAGGCATCACGGTGATCACACTCACGGAAGTAACGGAAGAATACGCGGTGGAAAGCATTAAGAATATTATTCTGAATGATGCTTCTGAAAAATTATCCAATTGTTATGGAAACGTCATCGATGCGTTGCAGACCCTGGTGCAGGATAAGAAGATTGAATTCGGTATTTTCCCGCTGCTGCGCATCAATAAAAAACTGAAGTTCTATCCTGAAATCTGCCGCCAGAGCATTCTGCTGAGCATTGCCACGGGGCAGGGGCAGGCGGAAGGATTGTACCATTCGCTGGCGGAAGAATATGTGAAGAAGCCGCGGCTCATTTATTTCAGGAAGATCACGGGTGAACTGGCCGCCAAATATGAATTTTTGCAGATGTTGCACCACCATGGCGTGAGCGCTTATGCCCTGGTGCCCGTTTTCAACAACCATGAACTGGTGGGGATGGTGGAAGTATACACCAGGAAAGAAGATGTACTGGATGAAAAAGTAATGTCGCGGCTCGATCCGGCCATGCCGCTGCTCGCGCAATTACTCGTACATACCATTGAGGACCTGGAAACGCAGGTGGAATCGGTGATCAAAGATAAGTTCACGTTCCTTCAACCCGCCGTGCAATGGAAATTCAATGAAGTGGCCTGGAAATTCATGCGGGCCGAGATGGCGGGAAATGCCGCGCCACGCATGGAAAACATCACTTTCGAACAGGTATATCCGTTATATGGCGCTATCGACATCCGGGATTCCACTGTGCAAAGGAACAGTGCGCTCCACGTGGATTTCCGCCGCCAGTTCGGATTATTGGAACAAACCTTTTCCGCTTTGCGCGCGAAAGTGCCGCTTGCGCTGATCGATGAAATGATGTTCAAATGCCGCAAGAGAATGGAAGCGGTGGAGAACGGAGAGGCCGATAACGACCAGCTTTGGGTGAATGAATTCCTCGAAACCGAAGTGCATCCGTTCCTTGTGCACATCAGGCATTCCCATCCCGAAACGGAGGAACTGGTCAATAAATACTTCTCCGCCATAGATGACTCAACCGGTGTGGTATATGAAAACCGCCGTCGGCTCGAAGCCTCTATGCGCCTGGTGAACGAAACCGTGAGCGCACAACTTGATGTACTGAGCTCCGATCTGCAACAGCAGTTTCCGTTCTATTTCGAAAAATTCAGAACGGATGGGGTGGAATATGATGTGTACATCGGTCAATCGCTTTCCCCGGATAAAACCTTCAACAACATCTACCTAAAAAACCTGCGGTTGTGGCAACTGGATTCCATGGCGGCCATCGCCCGGAAAACACATGCGTTGCTCCCGGAAATGGCGGTGCCGTTGCGTACCACTCAACTGATCTTCGTGCACAGTCATCCCATCGATATCTCGTTCCGCAACGATGAACGCCGTTTTGATGTGGAAGGCACGTACAATATCCGTTACCACATCATCAAAAAACGGATCGACAAAGTTTGTATCCGCAACACCAATGAGCGGTTGACCCAACCCGGTAAGATCGCCATCGTGTATTTCAACCAGAAAGAAGCCGCGGAATATATTTCGTATATTCATTACCTGCAGGAGCAGGGCGTACTGCTGAACGATCTGGAAGAACTGGAACTGGAGGAATTGCAAGGCGTATCAGGTTTACATGCCATCAGGGTAGGGGTGAACCTCGCCTACGGAAATATGGAAAAAATAAAAAAGGAAAATAAAATCACCGGATTTGCATGA
- a CDS encoding phosphatase PAP2 family protein yields MRKSLALAFVFAGNLLGQTASAQDTMIVQDPVRVPLDSVVEITDTLPVQQEYLRLNWAYVKTIPQGFLYTVKQPFHWKGKDWKRAGIAGLAIGTTLVFDYEIKKFTQANRTTFGNEVSRVVEPFGNNYFPFIMMGMLAAGKITKDRKMEHASLMGARSLLVSTAVYTTFKGFTRRNRPAYTDNPFDFHTPFKKEYTSFPSGHTNTAISVATALALEYKHIKWVPVACYSIAGLTAVSRIYDNRHWASDVLVGGLMGHFITRGLYYWEQKRVQQKAPKTPPVL; encoded by the coding sequence ATGAGAAAATCCCTTGCCCTCGCTTTCGTTTTTGCTGGAAATTTATTGGGTCAAACAGCATCCGCGCAGGACACCATGATTGTACAGGACCCGGTGCGCGTACCACTCGATTCCGTGGTTGAAATAACAGATACGCTTCCCGTTCAGCAGGAATACCTTCGGTTGAACTGGGCTTACGTTAAAACCATTCCGCAAGGATTTCTTTACACTGTGAAACAGCCTTTCCATTGGAAGGGCAAAGACTGGAAACGCGCGGGCATTGCTGGACTCGCTATCGGAACAACGCTCGTATTCGATTACGAGATCAAAAAGTTCACACAGGCCAACCGGACTACGTTCGGCAACGAAGTCTCCCGTGTGGTGGAGCCCTTTGGTAACAACTACTTCCCGTTCATTATGATGGGCATGCTCGCCGCCGGCAAAATAACAAAGGACCGCAAGATGGAACACGCCTCGTTGATGGGCGCCCGTTCCCTGCTGGTGTCCACGGCTGTGTACACCACCTTTAAAGGATTCACGCGGCGCAACCGTCCGGCCTATACCGACAATCCTTTTGACTTCCACACACCTTTTAAAAAGGAATATACCTCGTTCCCTTCGGGACATACCAATACGGCTATCTCGGTAGCTACCGCACTTGCGTTGGAATACAAACACATCAAATGGGTGCCGGTGGCCTGTTATTCCATCGCTGGTTTAACGGCTGTTTCCCGCATCTACGACAACCGCCACTGGGCCAGCGATGTACTGGTAGGCGGATTGATGGGGCATTTCATTACCCGTGGATTGTATTACTGGGAACAGAAAAGGGTGCAACAGAAAGCGCCCAAAACACCGCCGGTCCTGTAA
- a CDS encoding DNA alkylation repair protein, producing MASLLKDSFNTQYFSLFCSALKKTVPSFREKTFLSQVFSPDWEGKELKERMRHVTLLLPAHLPGDFSRQVEALTQTLEKIYKTRGGGHLADLIFPDFIEVFGLAHPQESLNAMETITQFISCEFAVRPFLKADQEMVLRKMLEWSEHPHHHVRRFSSEGCRPRLPWAMALPALKKDPAPILPILENLKADSSLFVRKSVANNLNDIAKDHPGVVKELIGKWKGYSPETDWILKHGSRTLLKKADPEALAFFGWGGKLKTSVTAFKLSKKKVQIGEEMSFSFNIEMNEKKATPVRIEYAVHYMKANGTQSRKIFQLSQTSLEPGKQYTFKRKLSFRDLTTRKHHKGAHQLGIVVNGKEVETLPFILV from the coding sequence ATGGCCTCTCTACTCAAAGATTCGTTCAATACACAATACTTTTCGCTATTCTGTTCCGCACTGAAAAAAACGGTGCCCTCCTTCCGTGAAAAAACATTTCTTTCCCAGGTATTTTCTCCCGATTGGGAAGGAAAAGAACTGAAAGAAAGAATGCGGCACGTAACACTTCTATTACCCGCTCACCTTCCCGGCGATTTCTCACGGCAGGTAGAAGCGCTCACCCAAACGCTGGAAAAAATATACAAAACCCGCGGGGGCGGGCACTTAGCTGATCTTATATTCCCTGATTTTATAGAAGTATTTGGATTGGCGCATCCACAGGAATCATTAAACGCCATGGAGACCATCACGCAGTTCATCTCCTGTGAATTCGCGGTACGTCCCTTTCTTAAAGCCGACCAGGAAATGGTGCTGCGCAAGATGCTGGAATGGTCGGAACACCCGCACCACCATGTAAGGCGGTTCTCAAGTGAGGGCTGCCGCCCGCGATTGCCCTGGGCCATGGCGCTGCCCGCTTTGAAAAAGGACCCGGCCCCTATTCTGCCGATCCTGGAGAACCTGAAAGCAGACAGTTCACTGTTTGTGAGAAAAAGTGTGGCCAATAACCTCAACGATATCGCGAAGGACCACCCAGGTGTGGTGAAAGAACTGATTGGAAAATGGAAGGGTTATTCTCCCGAAACAGACTGGATCCTGAAACACGGCAGCAGAACGCTTTTGAAAAAAGCCGATCCCGAAGCGCTGGCCTTCTTTGGCTGGGGCGGGAAACTGAAGACTTCGGTTACCGCATTCAAACTATCGAAAAAGAAAGTACAGATCGGGGAAGAAATGAGTTTTTCCTTCAACATTGAAATGAACGAAAAGAAAGCTACTCCCGTGCGCATCGAATATGCCGTACATTATATGAAGGCGAACGGCACACAAAGCAGAAAGATATTTCAGTTGTCGCAAACCAGCCTTGAGCCCGGCAAACAATACACGTTCAAAAGAAAGCTCAGTTTCCGGGACCTTACCACGCGCAAACACCATAAAGGCGCTCACCAGTTGGGAATAGTGGTGAACGGGAAAGAAGTGGAAACACTCCCCTTCATACTCGTGTAA
- a CDS encoding PepSY domain-containing protein yields the protein MVKKKKNFKYWIGRIHLWLGLSSGLVVLIVSLTGCIFVFQKEISELVYRDKLFVTPPANTQTLPVSTLLKNAQAAMGDSIVIRNFTAYKQPDKAWEFMAFKGGDPKALTFYGSVAYYQSVHLNPYTGAITGKTDYMKEFFITVKYLHWSLLLNTPYGQPIVGYATLIFVVMLISGMILWWPKKWNRANRQKSFRIKWNANFKRKNYDLHNVLGFYTLIPALLIALTGMVWAFKWWQATVYVAASGSTKAPEQVKVVSAKPENFTPTGTDPLDIAYTDALKRMPDADRIAVLSPATPEAPIRINGYRGKETYHDRDELFFDQYSAQFLKRRNDAEKNAGEQLIEANYDIHIGAIAGLPGKILAFLASLICASLPVTGFMVWWGRKFKEKKKRPSAVAGEAKLFIEEAVGV from the coding sequence ATGGTCAAAAAGAAAAAGAACTTTAAATACTGGATCGGCAGGATCCACCTTTGGCTGGGGCTTAGCTCCGGCCTTGTGGTTTTAATTGTGAGCCTTACCGGGTGCATTTTCGTGTTCCAGAAAGAGATCAGCGAACTGGTTTACCGCGACAAGCTTTTCGTTACCCCTCCTGCCAATACCCAGACGCTGCCGGTGAGTACCCTGCTCAAAAACGCGCAGGCCGCTATGGGCGATTCCATCGTGATCCGCAACTTCACGGCTTACAAGCAACCCGATAAAGCCTGGGAATTCATGGCCTTTAAAGGCGGTGACCCCAAGGCGCTCACCTTTTATGGTTCCGTGGCGTACTACCAGTCGGTGCACCTGAATCCTTATACCGGGGCCATTACCGGGAAAACGGATTACATGAAGGAATTCTTCATCACCGTAAAGTACCTGCACTGGAGTTTGTTGCTGAACACGCCTTACGGTCAGCCTATCGTAGGCTATGCCACGCTTATTTTTGTGGTGATGCTGATCTCCGGCATGATCCTCTGGTGGCCGAAGAAATGGAACCGCGCCAACCGCCAGAAGAGCTTCCGCATCAAATGGAACGCGAACTTCAAACGAAAAAATTACGACCTGCACAATGTGCTCGGTTTTTATACGCTTATTCCCGCTTTGCTGATCGCACTCACCGGTATGGTGTGGGCCTTTAAATGGTGGCAGGCCACGGTATATGTCGCGGCCTCAGGTTCCACCAAAGCGCCGGAACAGGTGAAGGTTGTATCGGCTAAGCCGGAAAACTTTACGCCAACCGGAACCGATCCACTCGATATCGCTTATACCGATGCGTTAAAGCGTATGCCCGATGCCGACAGGATCGCGGTGCTCTCCCCCGCTACGCCCGAAGCGCCCATCCGCATCAACGGATACCGTGGTAAAGAAACTTACCACGATAGAGATGAACTTTTCTTCGACCAATATTCCGCGCAGTTCCTGAAAAGAAGAAACGATGCCGAAAAGAATGCAGGGGAACAGTTGATAGAAGCGAATTACGATATTCATATCGGGGCCATCGCCGGGCTGCCGGGAAAGATACTGGCGTTCCTCGCGAGTTTGATTTGCGCGAGTTTGCCGGTAACCGGTTTTATGGTGTGGTGGGGCAGGAAGTTTAAGGAGAAAAAGAAGAGGCCATCTGCGGTTGCGGGAGAGGCGAAGCTATTTATTGAGGAGGCGGTGGGGGTTTAG